From Bacteroidetes bacterium SB0662_bin_6, one genomic window encodes:
- a CDS encoding LD-carboxypeptidase: MIPGIRNRTGRRFRGTLENTNRITKKRKKGTALYSYVIRLKQPGIQWAFLCVLCQDSSIRSVKPLSIEPGDTIGVVAPASAPPDMARFRAGIAQLERRGYRVELGRSTFAKDGYLSGTDAERLDELNGFLRRDDVRMLIAVRGGYGCLRLLPHLDYEAAGTHPKLLVGYSDITALHLALWRYADLPGISGPMIAVDWPDLDSASEALFWAIARGETCDPLIGPAGEILQPLRAGTAEGPLLGGNLSTIVRLLGTPYLPSFEQAILFVEDVNEPPYRIDAMLAQLRLAGVFDQLGGLVLGSFTRTRPETDKTDASPSPGEIFREYFAGAGFPVAEGLVYGHFPVKNSLPVGGRARLQVTSDMAQLGLVEPVVSSPL, translated from the coding sequence ATGATTCCGGGAATCCGGAATCGCACAGGTCGGCGCTTCAGGGGCACGCTGGAAAATACAAACCGAATCACAAAAAAGAGGAAAAAAGGAACTGCGCTTTATTCGTATGTTATTCGTTTAAAACAACCCGGAATACAGTGGGCTTTCCTCTGTGTTCTCTGTCAGGATTCCTCGATTCGCAGCGTGAAACCCTTATCCATCGAACCGGGCGATACCATCGGCGTCGTCGCGCCGGCAAGCGCGCCCCCGGACATGGCCCGATTCCGGGCAGGCATCGCGCAGCTCGAACGCCGGGGCTACCGGGTGGAGTTGGGAAGATCCACGTTCGCAAAAGACGGTTACCTCTCAGGAACGGACGCCGAGCGGCTCGACGAATTGAACGGGTTTCTCCGACGGGACGATGTGCGTATGCTCATCGCGGTACGCGGCGGGTACGGGTGCCTGCGCTTGTTGCCGCACCTCGATTACGAAGCAGCCGGAACGCATCCCAAACTTCTTGTCGGATACAGCGACATCACGGCGCTGCATCTCGCCCTGTGGCGTTATGCGGATCTGCCGGGCATTTCAGGACCCATGATCGCCGTCGACTGGCCCGATCTCGATTCCGCCTCGGAAGCGCTGTTCTGGGCGATTGCCCGGGGAGAAACCTGTGATCCCCTGATCGGTCCGGCCGGGGAAATCCTCCAACCGCTCCGGGCGGGAACCGCAGAGGGGCCCCTTCTTGGCGGAAACCTTTCCACGATCGTCCGACTGCTGGGCACACCCTATCTGCCCTCGTTCGAACAGGCTATCCTGTTCGTGGAAGACGTGAACGAACCTCCCTACCGCATTGACGCCATGCTGGCCCAGTTGCGGCTTGCGGGCGTTTTCGACCAACTGGGAGGGCTTGTTCTGGGGAGTTTCACCCGGACGCGACCCGAAACCGACAAAACCGATGCATCGCCTTCGCCCGGCGAGATTTTTCGCGAATATTTTGCCGGCGCAGGCTTTCCTGTAGCCGAAGGACTCGTCTATGGTCATTTTCCGGTGAAAAATTCGCTTCCCGTTGGCGGACGCGCCCGTCTGCAGGTAACTTCCGACATGGCGCAGCTCGGTCTCGTCGAACCCGTTGTTTCTTCCCCCTTGTAA
- a CDS encoding T9SS type A sorting domain-containing protein — MKTRIPYSGASHLYSLSRRFATCMLLGMLTFLPAQAVKGQAPMLTPCAGVTPTSLSLSESDVFGEYEAFLRLTSLGSGESVYVVPTISSSAPSVSVSISPKVMQFEGPIDGVVLMKFRVAVTPDEDDVGGTVSIAHAVVGAVPGTNCDPEGGTVTVTVSDHGAPVLAVNVSETSLITVEPDGGNAAITADYALSLATRPSGTVLVVVTPSDKLAVEVSSPAPAEFPQTRTLIFTQDNWFEPQTVTVTPLEDDDGNNEDVTISHKASGGGYDDVVIGEVEVLVVDPDPFVPSPAATVSRSSLVMHEGHTNTYTIKLETSPTEKVFIVVQPTNTAVAEVEPTVLEFRPGAPASTDPLLHWSTPHLVKVTAKQDDNAVSERFAINHVAIGGDYTNIPVSSVNATIWDDEARSVMLSDSTLVVNEGESITYTVRLRAFPLNTVTITPMSSVPDKLSVSPETLRFTTPAWHLPQTVTLTAQRDADMNTDAATITHQVSGGGYNMVRIPNVTVVMPDTGTVTGVEDAETTLPTDFVLEGNYPNPFNPATEIVYALPQQVHVILTVYDVSGREVRRLVNASQAPGRYRVRWDGKDAQGQSVRSGVYFYRLATDVWQKTQSMVLLK, encoded by the coding sequence ATGAAGACGCGTATTCCGTATTCAGGCGCATCGCATCTGTATTCCCTTTCGCGGCGCTTCGCAACCTGCATGCTCCTTGGCATGCTCACGTTTCTTCCGGCGCAGGCCGTAAAGGGACAGGCCCCGATGCTTACGCCATGCGCGGGGGTGACGCCGACTTCCTTGTCGCTGAGTGAATCCGATGTGTTCGGCGAATATGAAGCCTTTCTCAGGTTGACGTCACTGGGGTCGGGCGAGAGTGTGTACGTGGTTCCCACGATCTCGAGTTCAGCCCCCAGTGTCAGCGTGAGCATTTCACCGAAAGTGATGCAGTTCGAAGGCCCCATTGATGGAGTTGTGTTGATGAAGTTCCGGGTAGCCGTTACGCCGGATGAGGACGATGTTGGAGGTACGGTTTCGATCGCGCATGCCGTGGTCGGAGCGGTGCCCGGAACGAATTGCGATCCGGAAGGCGGGACCGTTACCGTGACTGTTTCCGACCACGGCGCTCCTGTTCTGGCGGTAAACGTCAGCGAGACGAGTCTCATCACCGTGGAACCCGATGGCGGGAACGCCGCTATCACCGCCGATTATGCGTTGAGTCTCGCGACGCGTCCTTCGGGCACGGTGCTGGTCGTTGTGACGCCCAGCGACAAGCTTGCTGTGGAAGTTTCATCGCCGGCGCCGGCGGAGTTCCCCCAGACCAGGACGCTGATATTTACCCAGGACAATTGGTTTGAACCGCAAACCGTCACCGTCACCCCTCTGGAGGACGACGATGGCAATAACGAAGATGTTACGATAAGCCACAAGGCGAGCGGAGGAGGCTACGACGATGTGGTCATCGGTGAGGTTGAGGTCCTTGTCGTCGATCCGGATCCGTTCGTTCCCAGCCCTGCCGCAACGGTTTCGCGGTCGAGTCTGGTTATGCATGAAGGGCACACGAATACGTATACCATAAAACTCGAGACAAGTCCTACAGAAAAAGTGTTCATTGTCGTGCAGCCAACGAACACTGCAGTCGCAGAAGTTGAACCTACGGTTTTGGAGTTTCGGCCGGGCGCTCCCGCGTCGACCGATCCGTTGTTACACTGGAGTACGCCTCATCTCGTCAAGGTGACCGCCAAACAGGATGACAATGCCGTTTCCGAAAGGTTTGCGATCAATCACGTTGCAATTGGAGGCGACTACACCAATATTCCTGTCAGCAGCGTCAATGCGACTATATGGGATGATGAAGCGCGTAGCGTGATGTTATCGGATTCAACGCTTGTCGTCAATGAAGGCGAAAGCATCACATACACGGTAAGGTTGCGCGCATTTCCCCTGAATACGGTAACCATTACTCCGATGAGCAGTGTCCCGGATAAACTTTCCGTGTCGCCGGAGACGTTGCGGTTCACTACGCCCGCCTGGCATCTTCCGCAGACGGTTACATTGACAGCACAGAGAGATGCCGATATGAATACCGATGCGGCTACGATCACGCATCAAGTGTCGGGTGGAGGCTACAACATGGTGCGCATTCCCAATGTTACGGTAGTCATGCCCGATACCGGTACGGTGACGGGTGTGGAAGATGCGGAGACTACGCTGCCGACGGACTTTGTGCTGGAAGGAAATTATCCGAATCCCTTCAATCCGGCGACGGAAATCGTCTACGCGTTGCCGCAACAGGTCCATGTGATCCTGACGGTGTATGACGTGTCGGGCCGCGAGGTGCGGCGCCTGGTCAATGCGTCGCAGGCGCCGGGGCGCTATCGGGTGCGTTGGGACGGGAAAGATGCGCAGGGTCAATCGGTGCGGAGCGGCGTCTATTTCTATCGCCTGGCGACGGATGTCTGGCAAAAAACGCAAAGCATGGTGCTGTTGAAGTAA
- a CDS encoding WbqC family protein, giving the protein MRPLVAVRPPEYWPRPLFVALMDAADRMVLADTFLYSRQSRQNRTLVRSPSGGQWLSIPLAAGGQGRSIREIEIRGPERWIRKHWRAFAYNYRTTPFFEFYEPELAPFFEREWDCLGALTCASVQKVAELFGIETPLVRASEVAGAPSTVPDIHALTGGVFLSAADTEEADRRLTRVGAVVHLGELRYRQNFEGFFPEMSALDLLFNYGPEALPMIRRGVDVKR; this is encoded by the coding sequence ATGCGTCCGCTTGTCGCCGTACGCCCGCCCGAATACTGGCCGCGCCCGCTTTTTGTGGCGCTCATGGACGCCGCCGACAGGATGGTGCTGGCAGATACGTTTCTGTATAGCCGGCAGTCGCGTCAGAATCGGACGCTGGTGCGCAGTCCTTCGGGAGGGCAGTGGTTGAGCATACCGCTTGCGGCAGGGGGGCAGGGTCGATCTATCCGGGAAATCGAAATCCGGGGACCGGAACGCTGGATACGCAAACACTGGCGGGCGTTCGCATACAATTACCGGACCACACCGTTTTTTGAGTTTTACGAGCCGGAACTGGCTCCGTTTTTCGAACGGGAATGGGATTGCCTTGGCGCGCTTACGTGCGCCTCCGTGCAAAAGGTCGCTGAATTGTTCGGGATCGAAACCCCGCTTGTCCGCGCTTCAGAGGTAGCCGGCGCCCCATCCACGGTCCCTGACATTCATGCGTTGACAGGCGGCGTTTTTCTTTCTGCGGCGGATACCGAGGAAGCAGATCGGCGCCTGACCCGGGTCGGCGCTGTGGTGCATCTCGGGGAACTCAGATACCGGCAGAACTTCGAAGGATTTTTTCCGGAGATGTCCGCGCTGGACCTGTTGTTCAACTATGGCCCCGAAGCCTTGCCGATGATTCGGCGCGGTGTGGACGTGAAGCGCTGA
- a CDS encoding SGNH/GDSL hydrolase family protein encodes MILRFRPCLPVFLLHRRGKTSLHGAMRRLRIFFLAGAMLYPAVRVSAQPLMDGETWFAAENHVVITGGASAERMQHFGYFEALLTAQYPDSALTFRNLAWSGDEVTLRPRPLNFGSLEVHLAHQQPDVVLMFFGVNESFAGPEGLDAYRGALRDLVVDIRSQRFNAVAPPRVMLVSPAAQEETPGVAVDIAQRNRDLALYTGVMREVAEELDVGFTDLFAPTRAIMRESDRPLTFNGIHFNAYGHLVMAGLLLRGLGITEMSDAGLRQASEKAIEATPDDSGFERLRAMIAYKNEQFFYRYRPVNGEYVYGRRRRPFGVVNFPSEMDTLDAMVVREEGQIHAFARTVVSPEIFPPAEGR; translated from the coding sequence ATGATATTGCGTTTCAGGCCGTGCTTGCCGGTCTTTCTTTTGCATCGCCGCGGCAAGACGTCTCTGCACGGGGCGATGCGCCGGCTCAGGATTTTTTTCCTCGCCGGGGCTATGCTGTATCCGGCAGTGCGTGTTTCCGCCCAGCCGCTTATGGATGGCGAGACATGGTTTGCCGCGGAAAATCATGTGGTGATTACAGGAGGCGCTTCCGCCGAGCGTATGCAGCATTTCGGGTATTTCGAGGCGCTGCTTACCGCGCAATATCCTGACAGCGCCCTGACGTTTCGAAATCTCGCATGGAGCGGCGACGAAGTGACCTTGCGCCCCCGCCCGCTCAATTTCGGTTCGCTGGAGGTGCATCTTGCCCACCAGCAGCCGGATGTGGTGCTGATGTTTTTTGGCGTGAATGAATCGTTTGCGGGTCCGGAGGGGCTGGATGCATACCGGGGCGCCTTGCGGGACCTGGTTGTCGATATCCGGTCGCAGCGGTTCAATGCGGTTGCTCCTCCACGGGTCATGCTGGTTTCCCCTGCGGCGCAGGAGGAGACGCCGGGGGTTGCTGTGGATATTGCGCAGAGAAACCGCGATCTGGCGTTGTATACCGGGGTTATGCGGGAAGTAGCGGAGGAACTGGACGTGGGCTTTACCGATCTCTTCGCCCCGACCCGCGCCATCATGCGGGAATCGGATCGCCCCCTGACATTCAATGGCATACATTTCAATGCCTATGGTCACCTTGTCATGGCCGGATTGCTTCTCCGGGGGCTGGGGATCACGGAAATGTCCGACGCCGGGTTGCGGCAGGCTTCCGAAAAAGCGATAGAAGCGACCCCGGACGATAGCGGCTTCGAGCGCCTGCGGGCCATGATTGCCTATAAAAACGAACAGTTTTTCTACCGGTACCGTCCTGTCAACGGGGAATATGTGTACGGGCGTCGCCGCCGGCCTTTCGGGGTGGTGAATTTCCCTTCCGAGATGGATACGCTGGATGCGATGGTGGTTCGTGAGGAGGGACAGATTCATGCATTCGCCCGGACTGTGGTCAGCCCCGAAATCTTTCCGCCCGCCGAAGGCAGGTAA
- a CDS encoding VanZ family protein: protein MSLFSSDRERRLWAWTLVVLGAVYLAFGLAQKLEGLLPSSDWNAIFFLLACLLVLGAVVAQGLRMRPSGIEISVALGVAAVYLLVFVRMTAVTERSHLIEYSVVAVLIYEALLERASQGRRVPVPALLALLIASLIGVLDECIQVFVPNRVFDPVDILFNVVAIVMAIIASLALGWARKRARRSG, encoded by the coding sequence ATGTCCCTTTTTTCCTCTGACCGAGAACGGCGCCTTTGGGCCTGGACGCTCGTCGTTCTGGGGGCGGTCTACCTGGCTTTCGGTTTGGCGCAGAAGCTGGAGGGGCTGCTGCCGAGCAGCGATTGGAACGCAATCTTTTTTCTTCTCGCCTGTCTTCTGGTTCTGGGGGCCGTCGTTGCGCAAGGGTTGAGGATGCGTCCAAGCGGGATCGAAATCAGCGTCGCACTGGGTGTTGCGGCTGTCTATCTGCTGGTGTTCGTTCGCATGACGGCCGTAACGGAGCGCTCCCATCTCATCGAGTACAGCGTGGTGGCTGTACTCATCTATGAGGCGCTTCTGGAACGCGCGAGCCAGGGGCGCCGCGTTCCCGTACCCGCCCTGCTGGCTCTGCTGATCGCATCGCTGATCGGCGTGCTCGACGAGTGCATCCAGGTGTTTGTGCCCAACCGCGTATTTGACCCCGTGGACATTTTGTTCAACGTGGTGGCCATCGTGATGGCGATCATTGCGAGTCTGGCGCTGGGCTGGGCGCGCAAGCGGGCAAGGCGATCCGGATAG
- a CDS encoding ThuA domain-containing protein, which produces MTAPAFVAAQSQDDTPWVVYEGAEGPGQGKHIVLVTGDEEYRSEEALTQLARILAFRHGFKTTTLYAVDPESGEIDPEELHNIPGLHLLEEADLMILFTRFRDLPEEQMRHIEAFTNSGKPIIGLRTATHAFYFRDANHPFMRYDWRSEVPGWEGGWGRQVLGETWISHHGRHAVEGTRGVINYLYEDDPILNGIGDNVYGDTDVYGLTVLPEGTEVLLYGLTLKGLDPYAPPEYETSIVPIAWRRHWTGETGNTSRVFTTTLGASVDLESEGVRRLLVNATFWGLGMEDMTPEEADVGYVGRYRPTFYGFGTHVTGIYPADLDMTAEEAAEWVR; this is translated from the coding sequence ATGACCGCTCCGGCATTCGTGGCCGCGCAATCGCAGGACGATACGCCCTGGGTCGTGTACGAAGGCGCCGAGGGGCCCGGGCAGGGCAAGCACATCGTGCTCGTAACCGGAGACGAGGAATATCGCTCCGAAGAGGCGCTCACCCAGTTGGCTCGCATCCTCGCGTTCCGGCACGGTTTCAAAACGACGACGCTTTACGCCGTAGACCCGGAGAGCGGGGAGATCGACCCGGAAGAACTGCATAACATTCCCGGGTTGCACCTGCTCGAGGAAGCGGATCTGATGATTCTTTTCACGCGCTTTCGCGATCTCCCGGAAGAGCAGATGCGGCATATCGAGGCGTTCACCAATTCGGGCAAGCCGATCATCGGACTTCGGACGGCTACGCACGCGTTTTATTTCAGGGATGCAAACCATCCGTTCATGCGATACGATTGGCGGAGCGAGGTCCCCGGATGGGAAGGGGGATGGGGCAGGCAGGTGCTCGGGGAAACCTGGATCAGCCACCATGGACGCCACGCCGTGGAGGGGACGCGCGGTGTAATCAACTATCTCTACGAAGACGATCCGATTCTGAACGGGATCGGCGACAACGTATACGGGGATACGGATGTGTACGGGCTCACGGTATTGCCGGAAGGTACGGAGGTGCTGCTCTACGGATTGACCCTGAAGGGACTGGACCCCTATGCTCCGCCCGAATATGAAACGTCCATCGTGCCCATCGCCTGGCGCCGTCACTGGACGGGGGAGACAGGCAACACCTCACGCGTTTTCACCACGACGCTGGGGGCCTCCGTGGATCTGGAAAGCGAGGGGGTCCGGCGTTTGTTGGTCAATGCGACATTCTGGGGGCTGGGTATGGAAGACATGACGCCGGAAGAAGCCGATGTAGGCTATGTTGGCCGGTACCGCCCCACGTTTTATGGTTTCGGAACCCACGTGACCGGTATTTATCCGGCGGACCTGGATATGACCGCCGAAGAAGCCGCCGAATGGGTCCGGTAG
- a CDS encoding sugar phosphate isomerase/epimerase, translating to MWPGLVGKGPDADEPAISLDRMLQFTADARIEGEEPVRFDGVDLFLYPPHIDIEAPGDEIRRLADRIASLGLGVGSVVAPVYPDMLGGSAMGDRDDRRRFVEAVRSACRYASVLNAHGVRSCGVIRIDSAAGPVEWAEHPVENTTKIADTFREAAVIAEDHGERIAAEGEICWAAMHSWTEMLRLLEEVGRPDSLGFQADLAHTYLYLLGYNAPEAALLQDGYTEEEFQEAYRIMTGALAPWLFDFHVAQTDGTVFGSGSHDKTGRHCPVDSPDGKLDMVWCSRQWLLDDQGELRDGIRHICWDGCMFPNAVLEDQETWNRVLGAMEAVRRGL from the coding sequence ATGTGGCCGGGGCTGGTGGGCAAGGGGCCGGATGCTGACGAACCTGCGATCAGTCTGGACCGGATGCTCCAGTTCACGGCGGACGCCCGTATCGAGGGAGAAGAGCCCGTTCGTTTCGATGGGGTGGACCTTTTCCTGTACCCCCCGCATATCGACATCGAGGCTCCGGGCGACGAAATCCGGCGCCTTGCGGACCGCATCGCATCGCTGGGGCTCGGTGTGGGTTCCGTCGTAGCGCCTGTGTATCCCGACATGCTGGGCGGCAGTGCGATGGGGGACCGCGACGATCGCCGGCGCTTCGTGGAGGCCGTGCGGAGTGCATGCCGGTATGCTTCCGTGTTGAACGCGCACGGCGTTCGGTCCTGCGGGGTCATCCGGATCGATTCGGCGGCGGGGCCTGTCGAGTGGGCGGAGCACCCCGTGGAGAACACGACAAAGATTGCGGACACGTTTCGCGAGGCGGCGGTCATCGCGGAAGACCACGGGGAACGCATTGCGGCGGAAGGGGAGATTTGCTGGGCGGCCATGCATTCCTGGACCGAGATGCTGCGCCTTCTGGAAGAGGTAGGGCGTCCTGATTCGCTCGGATTTCAGGCCGATCTGGCCCACACCTATTTGTATTTGCTCGGATACAATGCGCCCGAGGCGGCTTTGCTGCAGGATGGGTACACGGAGGAAGAATTCCAGGAGGCCTACCGGATCATGACCGGCGCCCTGGCGCCCTGGCTGTTCGATTTTCACGTGGCGCAGACCGACGGGACCGTGTTCGGAAGCGGTTCGCACGACAAGACAGGACGACATTGCCCGGTCGATTCCCCCGACGGCAAACTGGACATGGTATGGTGCAGCCGGCAGTGGCTGCTCGATGACCAGGGCGAACTGCGGGACGGCATCCGGCACATCTGCTGGGACGGGTGCATGTTTCCCAATGCCGTACTGGAGGATCAGGAGACGTGGAATCGGGTGCTCGGGGCGATGGAGGCGGTGAGGAGGGGCCTCTGA
- a CDS encoding T9SS type A sorting domain-containing protein, translating into MRTITSKLPNPFNPQTTIEYSLAQGANVRLSIYDMMSREVKVLVNGHRPAGKHTVRFDASHLTSGSYLYRIRTETYTAAKAMMLHR; encoded by the coding sequence ATCCGTACAATTACATCAAAACTACCGAATCCCTTCAACCCGCAAACGACGATAGAGTATTCGCTTGCGCAGGGCGCAAACGTGCGCCTTTCGATTTACGACATGATGAGCCGTGAAGTGAAGGTGCTTGTCAATGGACACAGACCCGCAGGAAAGCACACCGTGCGGTTCGACGCTTCGCATCTTACCAGTGGCTCCTACCTGTACCGTATCCGCACTGAAACATACACCGCCGCAAAAGCAATGATGCTTCACAGGTAG
- a CDS encoding TIM barrel protein — protein MHRIGFNLLPWSATVSEALYPHIERIRDIGYDGIEYSMGAQDAAAYRGLGAFLADLDMACSSCLALAPEHNPASSDPAVRQQGLEKIKWAIDRAVDTGADVICGPFHSAFAWFTKAAPTPDEAKWSAEVLRQAGEYAEQAGVMLALEALNRFECYLCNTMQQLVELTEMVDHPFVQVMFDTHHSNIEEKSFAGAIRTAAPHLVHVHISENDRGTPGDGVVAWKEVFDTLSEVGYKGWLTIESFTRADPDFANAINVWRSFSEPWDIAEQGYAFIKRQLCETAPG, from the coding sequence ATGCACCGCATCGGCTTCAACCTGCTTCCCTGGTCCGCCACCGTATCGGAAGCGCTTTACCCGCACATTGAACGGATCCGGGACATTGGATACGACGGGATAGAGTATTCGATGGGGGCGCAGGATGCTGCTGCATACCGTGGCTTGGGGGCGTTTCTGGCCGATCTGGATATGGCGTGCTCGTCGTGCCTTGCCCTGGCGCCGGAACACAATCCGGCCAGTTCCGATCCTGCTGTCCGGCAACAGGGCCTGGAGAAAATCAAGTGGGCTATCGATCGGGCCGTAGATACCGGCGCGGACGTGATCTGCGGACCGTTCCATTCCGCTTTTGCCTGGTTTACCAAAGCGGCTCCCACGCCGGACGAGGCCAAATGGAGCGCCGAAGTGCTGCGGCAGGCGGGCGAATACGCCGAGCAGGCCGGCGTCATGCTGGCGCTGGAGGCGCTGAACCGCTTCGAATGTTACCTGTGCAACACGATGCAGCAACTGGTTGAACTGACCGAGATGGTGGATCATCCGTTCGTGCAGGTCATGTTTGACACGCATCATTCGAACATCGAGGAAAAATCCTTCGCCGGGGCTATCCGCACGGCTGCGCCGCATCTGGTCCATGTGCATATCAGCGAGAACGACCGGGGGACGCCGGGCGACGGGGTTGTAGCCTGGAAGGAGGTGTTCGACACGTTGTCGGAGGTGGGCTACAAGGGGTGGCTCACCATCGAATCGTTCACCCGGGCCGATCCGGATTTTGCGAATGCGATCAACGTGTGGCGAAGTTTCTCCGAGCCCTGGGACATTGCGGAACAGGGATATGCCTTTATCAAGCGGCAACTATGCGAAACGGCGCCCGGTTAA
- a CDS encoding sugar phosphate isomerase/epimerase: MKENGKAHANRLDHMIRVSAEAGFTGIEPVHSWMGDLSDPVRLEDELRKAGINLAAVALVLEWDGPEETGEERRQADETIRLLQRFPGALLCIVQIPTGRHELEARRQHLVSIVNAVSRRAADAGVAATFHPNSPHTSINRTEEDYRIILEGLDASVTGWTPDVGHIANGDMDPLAKMQEYASLINHVHYKDWDGNPEFVIMGAGKIDFVGITNWLVRQGYEGWIICEDEGAEAVDDPDGVTRHDGRWIRDTLLPALSNS, from the coding sequence ATGAAGGAGAACGGCAAGGCGCATGCGAATCGCCTCGATCATATGATCCGCGTGTCTGCGGAGGCGGGCTTTACGGGGATCGAACCGGTGCATTCCTGGATGGGCGACTTGTCCGATCCGGTGCGGCTCGAGGATGAACTGCGCAAGGCGGGCATCAATCTTGCCGCCGTGGCGCTCGTGCTTGAATGGGACGGCCCCGAAGAAACCGGGGAGGAGCGCCGGCAGGCCGATGAAACGATCCGGCTGTTGCAACGCTTCCCCGGGGCGTTGCTGTGCATCGTTCAGATTCCCACGGGCCGCCACGAACTCGAAGCCCGCCGACAGCATCTCGTATCCATCGTCAACGCGGTGTCGCGCCGGGCAGCCGATGCGGGGGTGGCAGCCACGTTCCATCCCAATTCTCCGCACACTTCCATTAACCGTACGGAAGAGGATTACCGGATTATTCTGGAAGGCCTGGATGCATCCGTGACCGGGTGGACGCCCGATGTCGGGCACATCGCCAACGGGGATATGGACCCGCTTGCCAAGATGCAGGAGTATGCGAGCCTTATCAACCACGTCCATTACAAGGACTGGGACGGCAATCCGGAATTTGTCATCATGGGGGCCGGAAAGATCGATTTTGTGGGCATCACGAACTGGCTTGTCCGGCAGGGGTACGAAGGGTGGATCATCTGTGAGGATGAAGGGGCCGAGGCGGTGGATGATCCCGATGGCGTGACCCGTCACGACGGAAGATGGATCCGGGACACGTTGCTGCCCGCCCTCTCCAATTCGTAA
- a CDS encoding alpha/beta hydrolase, with amino-acid sequence MPIVQTNGIDMYYAEAGDGPPLLMIMGITAPGSVWQVHKEAWKAHFRCIMPDNRGVGRSSKPGGSYTSARMADDMAGLLDALELDRVHVVGVSMGSIIAQQLAIRNPGRVRSLVLMCPWARCDRYAASIFRHMMAIKARLRPEEFTEYIQLLIFSKGTWDDIEGYSGLIDERTNAAMGEDPQPLHGLEGQGHACIEHNVLEALPQITAPTLVIGGEEDIFVPPWMVEEVAAGIPNAELHMYPGAGHAFHWERIEDFNPRVADWLLAH; translated from the coding sequence ATGCCTATCGTCCAGACCAACGGGATCGACATGTATTACGCGGAAGCCGGCGACGGGCCGCCGCTTCTTATGATCATGGGCATTACCGCCCCGGGCTCCGTATGGCAGGTTCACAAGGAAGCCTGGAAGGCGCATTTCCGGTGCATCATGCCGGACAATCGCGGCGTGGGGCGTTCCTCGAAACCCGGCGGAAGCTACACGAGCGCCCGGATGGCGGACGATATGGCGGGCCTGCTCGACGCGCTGGAACTCGACCGGGTGCACGTAGTCGGCGTGTCCATGGGGAGCATCATTGCACAGCAGTTGGCTATCCGTAACCCCGGGCGGGTACGTTCTCTCGTGCTTATGTGCCCCTGGGCGCGATGCGACCGGTATGCCGCCAGCATTTTCCGGCACATGATGGCCATCAAGGCGCGCCTTCGGCCCGAAGAATTCACGGAGTACATCCAACTCCTCATTTTTTCCAAAGGCACCTGGGACGATATAGAAGGGTATTCCGGATTGATAGATGAGCGTACGAATGCTGCGATGGGCGAGGATCCTCAACCGCTGCACGGGCTGGAGGGGCAGGGGCATGCCTGCATCGAGCATAATGTACTGGAGGCGCTTCCGCAGATTACGGCGCCGACCCTGGTAATTGGCGGGGAGGAGGATATTTTCGTGCCGCCCTGGATGGTGGAAGAAGTGGCTGCGGGGATTCCGAACGCGGAGTTGCATATGTATCCGGGGGCGGGCCATGCCTTTCACTGGGAGCGCATCGAGGACTTCAATCCCCGGGTGGCCGACTGGCTTCTGGCGCACTAA